Proteins encoded in a region of the Shewanella polaris genome:
- a CDS encoding 23S rRNA pseudouridine(2604) synthase RluF, which translates to MRLSHYLAVCDVASRRQAARLIDSGRVSINHQLAKHTDRINLAETVTILVDGKPILPVQDKQYWLYHKPVGIDCRLLADDPCSLLHVLPESPRLYPAGRLDKDSRGLLLLTNDGQLTQALMHPDYYHPKTYVVQVDKPISANFLLMMAQGVHYGDVHTRPCDIRPLSLAMDEDKFEIILTQGLNRQIRRMCQVLGYKVIDLLRTQLMDVCLDDLAEKTMRPLTAAELLSLNMSEQDS; encoded by the coding sequence ATGCGATTAAGTCATTATTTGGCTGTGTGTGATGTGGCCTCAAGACGCCAAGCCGCGCGACTTATTGATAGTGGTCGAGTCAGTATTAATCATCAATTAGCTAAACATACCGACCGAATAAACCTCGCTGAAACCGTAACGATTTTAGTAGACGGTAAACCGATTTTGCCTGTGCAAGATAAACAATATTGGTTGTATCATAAACCTGTTGGTATTGATTGCCGCTTATTAGCGGATGATCCATGTAGTCTGTTACATGTATTGCCTGAGTCACCAAGGCTTTATCCTGCTGGTCGTTTAGATAAAGATTCTCGCGGGCTGCTGTTACTCACCAATGATGGTCAATTAACGCAAGCGTTAATGCATCCGGATTACTATCATCCAAAAACTTATGTGGTCCAAGTCGATAAACCGATTAGTGCTAATTTTTTATTGATGATGGCACAAGGGGTTCATTATGGTGATGTACACACTAGGCCTTGTGATATTCGGCCATTAAGTCTAGCGATGGACGAAGACAAGTTTGAGATTATATTAACTCAAGGGCTTAATCGACAAATACGCCGTATGTGTCAGGTGTTGGGCTATAAAGTGATTGATTTACTGCGCACTCAGTTGATGGATGTGTGTCTTGATGATTTGGCAGAAAAAACAATGCGGCCATTGACGGCCGCAGAGTTATTGAGTCTTAATATGAGTGAACAAGATAGTTAA
- a CDS encoding Na+/H+ antiporter NhaC family protein, whose protein sequence is MTKATSPVPTAVNSPASFVALLPLFLFLGLFIGAGLYFQSQDVDYAFYQLPSVIAILPAIVLAVLLSKQHINNAIETFIEGIGHSNIIAMCLIYLLAGAFAAVAKATGGVDATVALGLSFIPSNLLLPGFFVIAAFIATSMGTSMGTIAAVAPVALGVADQAQIDYALMAGAVMSGALFGDNLSIISDTTIAATRTQGCEMKDKFRENLVFAIPASILTLIAFSFAGQGHADIAAQDIEILKVLPYLTILVLAVAGLNVFVVLSLGIVLAGMTGVLSSDYSFIQFGNDIYTGFTNMQEIFILSMLVGGLAALMQQQGGLTFVSNQIERLIKRFSKANGEASTRAAELGMAAIVAATNTCVANNTVSIVVTGDIAKELAEKHGVPPKRAASILDIFACIIQGLIPHGAQALLIASVFTISPLTAVSNAWYCMILAVTAVTIVIFRKRV, encoded by the coding sequence TTGACCAAAGCTACTTCACCGGTTCCGACAGCAGTAAACAGCCCTGCATCGTTTGTGGCATTGTTGCCATTATTTTTGTTTTTAGGATTATTTATTGGCGCTGGCTTATATTTTCAAAGCCAAGATGTTGATTATGCGTTTTATCAATTGCCTAGTGTGATTGCTATTTTACCGGCCATTGTGTTGGCTGTGTTGTTGTCCAAACAACACATCAATAATGCGATAGAAACATTTATTGAAGGTATTGGCCACAGCAATATTATTGCTATGTGTTTAATTTATTTATTGGCGGGCGCATTTGCTGCAGTGGCTAAGGCCACTGGTGGTGTTGATGCCACAGTCGCACTCGGTTTGTCATTTATTCCATCTAATTTATTATTACCCGGTTTCTTTGTGATAGCCGCTTTTATCGCGACTTCAATGGGTACATCAATGGGCACGATAGCCGCAGTTGCACCTGTGGCGTTAGGTGTGGCTGACCAAGCACAAATTGACTACGCATTAATGGCCGGAGCGGTAATGTCTGGCGCATTATTTGGGGATAATTTATCGATTATTTCCGATACTACGATTGCGGCAACCCGTACTCAAGGTTGTGAAATGAAAGATAAATTTCGTGAGAATTTAGTGTTTGCGATTCCGGCATCGATCTTGACCTTGATTGCTTTCTCGTTTGCTGGTCAAGGGCATGCAGATATTGCTGCTCAGGATATTGAAATACTAAAAGTCTTACCGTATTTAACCATTTTAGTATTAGCGGTGGCAGGGTTAAATGTATTTGTGGTGTTGTCATTAGGGATAGTGCTCGCAGGAATGACAGGTGTGCTGAGTTCTGACTACAGCTTTATTCAATTTGGGAATGACATTTATACAGGCTTTACTAATATGCAGGAGATTTTTATTCTGTCGATGTTGGTGGGCGGTTTAGCAGCATTAATGCAGCAACAAGGTGGGTTAACCTTTGTGAGTAACCAGATAGAGCGTTTAATTAAACGTTTTTCAAAAGCCAATGGTGAAGCATCAACACGTGCTGCGGAGCTAGGTATGGCAGCCATTGTTGCCGCGACCAATACATGTGTGGCTAACAATACTGTCTCGATAGTGGTCACGGGTGATATCGCCAAAGAATTAGCCGAAAAACACGGTGTACCACCAAAACGAGCTGCGAGTATTCTTGATATTTTTGCGTGTATCATTCAGGGATTAATTCCACACGGTGCCCAAGCATTATTAATCGCATCTGTGTTTACCATTAGCCCGTTAACCGCAGTGTCAAATGCTTGGTACTGTATGATTTTAGCCGTAACGGCTGTGACCATTGTAATCTTTCGAAAACGTGTGTAA